A window of the Bacteroidales bacterium genome harbors these coding sequences:
- a CDS encoding proline dehydrogenase family protein yields MINKMIASMLPHMPKNFVWIFSKRYIAGKKIGDAIRVSKELNGQGIRVTVDLLGEFITKLSEAEKNKIEYLNIIDTFVKEKIDGNFSLKPTMFGLLIDKDVCYKNIQEIVQRAASYQNFIKIDMEDSQCVDLEIELFRKLKAEFPESVGLVFQAYLKRTLKDIEDLLDINSKENPVNYRICKGIYVESPEIAYNKYEEINRHFLEDLEFIFKHGIYPGIATHDKPLVEGAYKLIEKYKVQKNMYEFQMLYGVTPELRKSILDRGHNMRVYVPFGEQWFAYSTRRLKENPKMAMLIIKALFFRG; encoded by the coding sequence ATGATCAACAAGATGATCGCGTCCATGCTGCCGCATATGCCTAAAAACTTCGTCTGGATATTTTCTAAAAGATATATTGCCGGAAAAAAGATTGGAGATGCCATCCGGGTATCAAAAGAATTAAACGGCCAGGGGATCAGGGTGACAGTAGACCTGCTCGGGGAATTCATCACCAAACTTAGTGAAGCTGAAAAGAATAAGATAGAATACCTCAATATCATCGATACTTTCGTCAAAGAAAAGATCGATGGTAATTTTTCCCTGAAGCCCACCATGTTCGGCCTGTTGATCGATAAGGATGTCTGCTATAAAAACATTCAGGAAATCGTTCAGAGAGCAGCCTCCTATCAAAACTTCATCAAGATAGATATGGAAGATTCCCAGTGTGTGGATCTTGAAATTGAACTCTTCAGGAAACTGAAAGCAGAATTTCCTGAAAGTGTCGGTCTGGTATTCCAGGCTTACTTGAAAAGGACCCTGAAGGACATTGAGGATTTACTCGACATTAATTCTAAGGAAAACCCGGTCAATTACAGGATTTGCAAGGGCATTTATGTGGAATCACCTGAAATCGCTTACAATAAGTACGAAGAGATCAACAGGCATTTCCTTGAAGATCTTGAATTCATCTTCAAACATGGGATTTATCCCGGCATAGCCACCCATGACAAGCCACTCGTTGAAGGCGCTTATAAGCTAATCGAAAAATATAAAGTCCAAAAGAACATGTATGAGTTCCAGATGCTTTACGGCGTGACGCCGGAGCTCAGGAAATCCATCCTTGACAGAGGCCATAACATGCGTGTTTACGTTCCTTTCGGCGAACAATGGTTTGCTTATTCCACCCGCCGGCTAAAAGAAAATCCTAAAATGGCCATGCTGATCATCAAGGCGTTGTTTTTCAGAGGATGA
- the atpD gene encoding F0F1 ATP synthase subunit beta: MEKKTIGKIAQIIGPVVDVSFENEADLPNIYDSLEVTNDKGEVIVLECQQDIGENTIRTVAMDSTDGMRRGMDVISTGKPISMPATEEIRGRLFNVIGQPIDGLGEVSRERLYPIHRDPPTFENLTTRQEVLYTGIKVIDLIEPYAKGGKIGLFGGAGVGKTVIIMELINNIAKVYSGMSVFGGVGERTREGNDLLREMIESGVIQYGEEFLKDMENGGWDLSKVDRNKLKDSNITLVFGQMNEPPGARARVALSGLTLAEYFRDGDEKSGGRDILFFIDNIFRFTQAGSEVSALLGRMPSAVGYQPTLATEMGIMQERITSTKRGSITSVQAVYVPADDLTDPAPATTFAHLDATTVLNRKIFEIGIYPAVDPLDSTSRILSAEIVGEEHYRTAQRVKQILQRYKELQDIIAILGMDELSDEDKMVVNRARRVQRFLSQPFHVAEQFTGIPGTIVPIEDTIKGFKMIMDGEVDEYPEAAFNLVGTIEEAIEKGKRILAENQ; encoded by the coding sequence ATGGAGAAAAAAACGATCGGAAAAATTGCCCAGATCATCGGGCCGGTAGTTGACGTTTCTTTTGAAAATGAAGCTGACCTGCCGAATATTTACGATTCCCTCGAGGTGACCAACGACAAGGGAGAAGTTATCGTCCTTGAGTGTCAGCAGGACATCGGCGAAAATACGATCCGCACAGTTGCTATGGACTCTACTGACGGGATGCGCAGGGGAATGGATGTAATTTCTACAGGAAAACCAATTTCCATGCCGGCTACAGAAGAGATCCGGGGGCGGTTGTTCAATGTGATCGGTCAGCCTATCGACGGGTTGGGTGAAGTTTCAAGAGAAAGATTATACCCGATCCACCGGGATCCGCCAACATTCGAAAACCTGACTACCCGCCAGGAAGTGCTCTATACCGGTATTAAAGTTATCGACCTGATCGAACCTTATGCCAAAGGCGGTAAAATCGGTTTATTTGGTGGTGCCGGTGTAGGAAAGACGGTCATCATCATGGAGCTGATCAACAATATCGCGAAAGTTTATTCCGGTATGTCGGTGTTCGGTGGCGTCGGTGAAAGAACCCGTGAAGGCAATGACCTGCTGCGGGAAATGATCGAGTCCGGTGTTATCCAGTATGGTGAAGAATTTTTGAAAGATATGGAGAACGGGGGCTGGGACCTTTCTAAAGTTGACCGCAATAAACTTAAAGATTCCAATATCACGCTGGTGTTCGGCCAGATGAATGAACCTCCCGGCGCTCGTGCCCGCGTGGCTTTGTCGGGCTTGACCCTTGCAGAATATTTCCGCGACGGGGATGAAAAATCCGGCGGAAGGGATATCCTTTTCTTTATCGATAATATTTTCCGTTTCACCCAGGCTGGTTCTGAAGTATCAGCCTTGCTGGGACGTATGCCTTCAGCCGTTGGTTACCAGCCAACATTGGCCACGGAAATGGGTATCATGCAGGAACGCATCACTTCAACCAAGCGGGGATCCATCACGTCCGTGCAGGCAGTTTATGTTCCTGCCGATGACCTTACCGACCCTGCTCCGGCCACTACTTTTGCCCACCTTGACGCCACAACGGTATTGAACAGAAAGATTTTTGAAATCGGGATTTACCCGGCAGTTGATCCGCTGGATTCAACTTCCCGCATTCTTAGCGCTGAAATTGTCGGCGAGGAGCATTACCGAACCGCTCAGCGCGTAAAGCAGATCCTGCAACGTTATAAGGAACTCCAGGATATCATTGCCATCCTCGGGATGGATGAACTTTCCGACGAAGATAAAATGGTTGTAAACCGCGCTCGCCGTGTGCAGCGTTTCCTGTCGCAGCCTTTCCATGTGGCTGAGCAGTTTACCGGCATCCCCGGAACCATTGTACCAATTGAAGATACTATCAAAGGGTTCAAAATGATCATGGATGGCGAGGTTGATGAATATCCCGAAGCAGCCTTTAACCTGGTTGGAACCATTGAGGAAGCGATTGAGAAAGGAAAGAGGATTTTGGCAGAAAACCAATAA
- a CDS encoding DUF2442 domain-containing protein yields MKITEEYIDYNVDIIEIISARYIGDYAIRVFFSDGFGRLVDFRPFLESSLHPSIRKYLDEVMFKDYQIVDGNLNWNDYDLIFPIEDLYEGIL; encoded by the coding sequence GTGAAAATTACAGAAGAATATATTGATTACAATGTTGATATCATCGAAATTATATCTGCCCGGTATATTGGAGATTATGCAATAAGAGTATTTTTTAGCGATGGATTTGGCAGACTAGTTGATTTTAGACCATTCTTAGAATCTTCCTTACACCCTTCAATTCGAAAATATTTAGATGAAGTAATGTTTAAGGACTATCAGATTGTTGATGGAAATCTTAATTGGAATGATTATGATTTGATTTTCCCAATTGAAGACTTATACGAAGGAATATTATAA
- the mce gene encoding methylmalonyl-CoA epimerase: MKISHIEHIGIAVKSLDEAIPFYEQVLGLKCYAIEEVKDQKVKTAFFMVGQTKIELLESTDPEGPIGKFIANRGEGVHHMAYAVENLENCLKEMETKGVRLIDQQPRKGAEGLHIAFLHPKSTAGVLTEFCENKNH; encoded by the coding sequence ATGAAAATATCTCATATTGAGCACATTGGAATTGCCGTTAAAAGTCTGGATGAAGCTATTCCTTTCTATGAACAGGTGCTCGGACTGAAATGTTACGCCATCGAAGAAGTTAAAGATCAAAAAGTCAAGACCGCTTTCTTCATGGTTGGTCAAACCAAGATCGAATTGCTGGAATCAACAGACCCGGAAGGACCAATTGGCAAATTCATTGCCAACCGGGGGGAGGGGGTCCATCACATGGCTTATGCCGTTGAAAACCTGGAGAATTGTCTTAAGGAAATGGAAACCAAAGGCGTCCGGCTGATCGACCAGCAACCCAGGAAAGGTGCGGAAGGATTGCATATCGCCTTTTTGCACCCGAAATCAACTGCAGGCGTACTTACTGAATTTTGCGAAAATAAAAACCATTAA
- a CDS encoding DUF4160 domain-containing protein yields MPKIFEYLGILIFFYSNEHEPIHVHGKYDGFESKAEFYIVDGKIVEIKIKSLKGLRPLTGSKLNDFKEFLEKYADRIVQKWIDYFVYHKDVEFEKINTRIK; encoded by the coding sequence ATGCCAAAGATTTTCGAATATTTAGGGATTCTGATATTTTTCTATTCCAATGAGCATGAGCCGATTCATGTGCATGGCAAATATGATGGATTTGAAAGTAAGGCGGAGTTTTATATAGTCGATGGCAAGATTGTTGAGATTAAAATTAAGTCCCTAAAAGGCTTGAGGCCATTGACAGGCAGTAAACTCAATGATTTTAAAGAATTTTTAGAAAAATATGCAGATAGAATAGTTCAAAAATGGATTGACTACTTTGTTTATCATAAGGATGTCGAATTCGAGAAAATTAATACCCGAATCAAGTGA
- the pth gene encoding aminoacyl-tRNA hydrolase gives MKYLIAGLGNIGDEYANTRHNIGFTVLDTLARLSGVSFQSGRYADVARMRIKNRSLVLIKPSTYMNLSGKAVRYWLETEKIPMENLLVVVDDIALPPGQLRLKLKGGDGGHNGLISIIEILETQDFSRLRFGIGNDFAKGYQTDYVLGKWTAKEEEILVPRLPEAVEMIRSFVTVGPGLTMTNFNQKN, from the coding sequence ATGAAATACCTGATAGCAGGACTGGGCAACATCGGTGATGAATATGCCAATACCAGGCACAACATCGGATTCACTGTTTTAGACACCCTTGCCCGGTTATCAGGTGTTTCTTTTCAAAGCGGACGATATGCCGATGTTGCCCGTATGAGGATAAAAAACAGGTCACTGGTCCTGATCAAGCCTTCCACTTATATGAATCTGAGCGGAAAAGCGGTCCGCTATTGGCTGGAAACTGAAAAAATCCCAATGGAAAACCTTCTGGTCGTGGTGGATGATATCGCTCTTCCTCCAGGACAGTTGCGTTTGAAACTAAAAGGAGGTGATGGCGGCCATAACGGGCTTATCAGCATCATTGAAATTCTGGAAACACAAGATTTTTCCAGGCTCCGTTTCGGGATCGGCAACGATTTCGCAAAAGGCTATCAAACTGATTATGTACTTGGAAAGTGGACTGCAAAGGAGGAAGAGATACTTGTCCCCCGGTTACCTGAAGCAGTGGAAATGATCCGGTCTTTTGTCACTGTGGGGCCGGGGTTGACAATGACGAACTTCAATCAAAAGAATTAA
- the plsX gene encoding phosphate acyltransferase PlsX: MRIGLDVMGGDFAPKATIEGACLALNEISPNDQIVLIGSEKVILEELKLAGIGPDAFSIIDAPEVIGMGEHPTRAIVQKPKSSISIGFQMLKNGDLDAFSSAGNSGAMVVGSMYSVNTIQGIIRPCTYAIVPKENGSISILLDVGTITDTKPDVMYQFGILGSLYAENIYKVENPRVALLNLGTEAEKGNLLCQSSFALMKDSKDFNFIGNIEGRDILKDKADVIVCDGFTGNVVLKLMESVYRMLVKRGLRDEYIDRMNYENYGGTPLLGINSTVIVGHGISNNIAIKNMILLSKEVHDVKLNSKIQKALQKFSLNNKD, from the coding sequence ATGAGAATAGGACTTGACGTCATGGGGGGGGATTTTGCCCCAAAAGCCACCATTGAAGGTGCGTGCTTAGCCCTAAATGAAATTTCTCCCAACGACCAGATCGTATTAATCGGGTCGGAAAAAGTTATTTTGGAAGAACTCAAGCTGGCCGGCATTGGCCCAGACGCCTTCAGCATCATAGATGCCCCCGAAGTGATTGGAATGGGAGAACACCCTACCCGTGCTATTGTCCAAAAACCTAAGTCCAGCATTTCCATTGGTTTTCAAATGCTCAAGAACGGGGACCTGGATGCGTTTTCCAGTGCAGGCAATAGCGGAGCCATGGTAGTCGGTTCGATGTATAGTGTAAATACTATCCAGGGTATCATCCGTCCGTGTACTTATGCTATTGTCCCAAAAGAAAACGGCAGTATATCCATTTTGCTGGATGTGGGCACTATCACTGACACTAAGCCCGATGTAATGTATCAATTCGGCATATTGGGTTCACTCTATGCAGAGAATATTTACAAGGTCGAAAATCCACGGGTTGCCCTGCTCAATCTCGGAACTGAGGCAGAAAAAGGTAACCTGCTTTGCCAATCATCCTTTGCCCTGATGAAAGACTCAAAAGATTTCAATTTCATCGGGAACATTGAAGGGCGTGATATCTTAAAAGACAAAGCCGATGTGATCGTTTGTGACGGCTTTACCGGCAATGTGGTCCTCAAACTGATGGAATCCGTTTACAGGATGCTGGTCAAGAGAGGATTACGTGATGAATACATTGACCGGATGAATTACGAAAATTACGGCGGTACACCGTTGCTCGGCATTAATTCCACCGTCATTGTTGGTCATGGCATCTCCAACAACATCGCCATAAAAAATATGATCCTTCTTTCCAAAGAAGTACACGATGTGAAGCTTAATTCTAAAATCCAAAAAGCTTTGCAGAAGTTTTCACTCAACAACAAAGACTAA
- a CDS encoding DUF177 domain-containing protein, which yields MNYLKHFIIPFSGLKLGNHTFNFEIEDKFFEHFEYSEIKKGRLHVDCLLDKQVRMMVLYFAIAGTVRIPCDKCAEEFDQPINGKQKLIVKFGVDHHEESEDILVITEKEHELDVSQFLYEYIHLMLPFKKVHGTDENGISLCNSEVTRYIIEKEEYPIDPRWEALQKLKDHYNE from the coding sequence GTGAATTACCTTAAACATTTCATTATCCCTTTCAGTGGGTTAAAGTTAGGAAATCACACTTTTAACTTTGAGATTGAAGACAAGTTCTTTGAGCATTTTGAATACTCGGAGATCAAAAAGGGAAGACTTCATGTGGATTGCCTGCTTGATAAGCAGGTGCGGATGATGGTCCTTTACTTCGCCATTGCCGGTACGGTCAGGATTCCCTGCGACAAGTGTGCTGAAGAATTTGATCAGCCTATAAACGGTAAGCAAAAACTGATCGTGAAGTTTGGTGTTGATCACCATGAGGAATCGGAAGATATTCTGGTCATAACAGAAAAAGAGCATGAACTTGATGTCAGCCAATTTCTTTATGAATACATTCATCTTATGCTTCCTTTTAAGAAGGTTCACGGCACTGATGAGAACGGTATCAGCCTTTGCAATTCTGAAGTGACCCGGTATATCATTGAAAAAGAAGAATATCCGATCGATCCCCGATGGGAAGCACTTCAGAAATTGAAAGATCATTATAATGAATAG
- the rpmF gene encoding 50S ribosomal protein L32 translates to MPHPKRKHSKTRRDKRRTHDKIEKPTLATCPVTGAIHVYHRAYYVDGDLYYKGKLVISKAGE, encoded by the coding sequence ATGCCACATCCTAAAAGAAAACATTCTAAAACCAGAAGGGATAAGAGAAGGACGCATGACAAGATTGAAAAGCCAACACTGGCCACTTGTCCTGTAACAGGAGCAATACATGTTTACCACCGTGCTTATTATGTTGACGGAGACCTTTATTATAAGGGTAAGCTGGTGATAAGTAAAGCCGGGGAGTAA
- a CDS encoding ribose-phosphate pyrophosphokinase, with translation MPTKKDLVSIFGCRATFDLAEKIAKSYGCKLGQSTVFPFSDGEFQPAFEENIRGRHVFIVQSTSPPADNLLELMMMIDAARRASAKNIVAVIPYFGLARQDRKDRPRVSIASKLVANLLTAAGVQRVVTLDLHADQIQGFFDVPVDHLFASSIFRSYIETLNLPNLTMASPDTGGTRRAASYAKALHTDFVICYKQRSKPGEVSKMALVGDVKGRDIILVDDIIDTGGSITKAAQLMMDKGANSVRAFCTHPVFSGQAYEKIENSVITEVVVTDTIPLKQKSEMITVLTTAELFAEVIKRIENFESINSLFIMDDSDKK, from the coding sequence ATGCCTACAAAGAAAGATCTGGTAAGTATTTTCGGTTGCAGAGCTACTTTCGACCTGGCCGAAAAAATAGCTAAAAGCTATGGTTGTAAGTTGGGACAATCTACCGTTTTCCCATTTTCTGACGGCGAATTCCAACCTGCTTTTGAAGAAAATATCCGTGGGCGACATGTATTTATCGTACAATCTACTTCCCCCCCTGCCGATAACCTGCTGGAACTTATGATGATGATCGATGCAGCGCGCCGGGCCTCGGCCAAGAATATTGTGGCAGTGATCCCTTATTTCGGGCTCGCCAGGCAAGACCGCAAAGATCGTCCCAGGGTATCCATTGCCTCCAAACTGGTGGCTAACCTGTTAACGGCAGCCGGAGTGCAACGGGTTGTCACCCTCGACCTCCATGCTGACCAGATCCAGGGCTTTTTCGATGTTCCGGTGGATCACCTGTTCGCGTCCTCTATTTTCCGCAGCTATATTGAAACACTCAATCTCCCAAATCTTACGATGGCTTCGCCGGACACGGGAGGTACACGCCGTGCCGCATCTTATGCCAAAGCATTGCATACCGACTTTGTAATCTGTTACAAGCAACGGTCCAAACCTGGTGAGGTTTCTAAAATGGCGCTGGTGGGAGATGTCAAGGGGAGAGATATTATCCTGGTTGATGATATCATCGATACAGGAGGATCTATCACAAAGGCTGCCCAACTTATGATGGACAAAGGGGCCAATAGTGTGCGGGCTTTCTGCACCCACCCGGTGTTCTCCGGCCAGGCTTATGAAAAAATCGAAAATTCAGTTATTACTGAAGTCGTCGTTACCGATACTATCCCACTTAAGCAGAAAAGTGAGATGATCACTGTCCTCACCACGGCTGAACTATTTGCCGAAGTGATCAAACGGATTGAAAACTTTGAATCAATCAATTCGCTGTTCATTATGGATGATAGTGATAAGAAATAG
- a CDS encoding 50S ribosomal protein L25, whose amino-acid sequence MKTVSMSGSLRESVGKKDAKLQRSEGRIPCVLYGGKEQIKFVADEKSFTQIVFTPDSHFIKLTIDGKSHNCVLKDIQYHPVSDTILHADFIEFEMDKPLTMSVPVKFTGNAPGLIKGGELVKKFRKLNVRALPAEMPEAVVIDISNLDIDQKIIIGEVPQEKFKILEKPERYIIAIRPTRVTVTVEPGAEGAAAPAPAPAPAK is encoded by the coding sequence ATGAAAACAGTATCTATGAGCGGCTCTCTGCGTGAGAGCGTAGGGAAAAAAGATGCTAAACTCCAGCGTTCGGAGGGGCGTATCCCATGTGTGCTTTATGGTGGCAAGGAACAAATCAAATTTGTGGCAGATGAGAAATCATTCACGCAAATTGTTTTTACACCTGATTCTCATTTTATCAAGCTTACCATTGATGGTAAAAGCCATAACTGCGTGTTGAAAGATATCCAGTACCACCCGGTCAGCGATACCATCCTGCATGCTGATTTTATTGAATTCGAAATGGATAAACCTCTCACCATGAGTGTCCCTGTGAAGTTTACAGGAAACGCACCCGGTCTGATCAAAGGAGGCGAGCTGGTGAAAAAATTCAGGAAACTGAATGTCCGCGCTCTTCCTGCTGAAATGCCCGAAGCCGTAGTGATCGATATCAGTAACCTCGACATTGACCAGAAAATCATCATTGGTGAAGTACCCCAGGAAAAATTCAAGATCCTCGAAAAACCTGAAAGATACATTATAGCCATCCGGCCTACACGTGTCACCGTTACTGTCGAGCCTGGAGCTGAAGGCGCAGCAGCACCAGCACCAGCACCTGCGCCTGCAAAATAA
- a CDS encoding ketoacyl-ACP synthase III — translation MQKLRAAITGIHGWVPDYILTNNELGKMVDTNDEWIMIRTGVKERRIMREPGKGTSDIGAPAVTGLLEKTGTRPEEIDLLICATVTPDYAFPATANIISDKCGLKNAWSFDINAACSGFVFALHTAAQFIEAGTHKKIIVVGAEKMSMMTDYTDRTTCVLFGDGAGAVLLEPTMEDYGIMDAIMKTDGIGRSFLHQKGGGAVKPASQETIDLREHYVYQEGQSVFKFAVVGMADVSVEIMERNNLKSEDIAWLVPHQANLRIIDATARRMGLPKEKVMINIEKYGNTTSATIPLCLWEWENQLKKGDNLIISAFGGGFTWGAIWIRWGYDPK, via the coding sequence ATGCAAAAATTGAGAGCAGCCATAACCGGTATTCACGGTTGGGTGCCTGATTATATCCTGACCAATAATGAACTGGGAAAAATGGTTGATACCAACGATGAGTGGATAATGATCCGCACTGGTGTTAAAGAAAGAAGAATCATGCGGGAACCGGGAAAAGGGACATCTGACATTGGTGCTCCTGCTGTTACGGGCTTGCTCGAAAAAACAGGCACACGCCCGGAAGAGATAGACCTGCTGATCTGCGCCACGGTAACACCTGATTATGCTTTTCCAGCCACTGCTAATATAATCAGTGATAAGTGCGGCTTGAAGAATGCCTGGAGTTTTGATATCAACGCCGCCTGTTCAGGCTTTGTATTTGCCCTTCATACCGCCGCCCAGTTCATTGAAGCTGGAACCCATAAAAAAATCATTGTTGTCGGGGCAGAAAAAATGTCGATGATGACTGATTACACTGACCGGACAACCTGCGTGCTTTTTGGTGACGGAGCCGGGGCGGTTTTACTTGAACCGACCATGGAAGACTACGGTATTATGGATGCCATCATGAAAACTGACGGTATAGGCAGATCTTTCCTGCATCAAAAAGGCGGCGGAGCTGTGAAGCCCGCGTCACAGGAAACAATTGATCTTCGGGAACATTATGTATACCAGGAAGGGCAGTCTGTTTTTAAATTTGCGGTTGTTGGAATGGCTGATGTTTCCGTAGAGATCATGGAAAGAAATAATCTCAAATCGGAAGACATTGCCTGGCTTGTCCCTCATCAGGCCAACCTGCGGATCATTGATGCTACAGCCAGAAGAATGGGCCTCCCTAAAGAAAAAGTGATGATCAATATTGAAAAATACGGTAACACTACATCAGCTACTATCCCGCTTTGTTTATGGGAATGGGAAAACCAGCTCAAAAAAGGCGACAACCTGATCATCTCTGCTTTTGGAGGCGGTTTTACCTGGGGAGCCATCTGGATCAGATGGGGCTACGACCCAAAATAA
- the atpC gene encoding ATP synthase F1 subunit epsilon: MKLEIITPEQTLYSGEVSLVQLPGIDGSFEILNDHAPLISVLASGKVKIQDAQKQLQYFDIKGGVVEVLHNKVLLLAE, from the coding sequence ATGAAACTCGAAATCATCACACCTGAACAAACGCTCTATTCCGGCGAAGTCAGCCTGGTGCAACTTCCCGGCATCGACGGATCATTTGAGATCCTGAATGATCATGCTCCGCTGATTTCAGTTCTTGCCAGCGGCAAAGTCAAGATACAGGATGCCCAGAAACAACTTCAGTATTTCGATATCAAAGGTGGGGTGGTGGAAGTGCTTCACAATAAGGTTCTGTTGCTGGCTGAATAA
- a CDS encoding glycine--tRNA ligase, with product MPNNEDLFKKIISHAKEYGFVFPSSEIYDGLSAVYDYGQYGVELKNNIREYWWKSMVQYHENIVGLDSAIFMHPTVWKASGHLDAFSDPLIDNKDSKKRYRADTLVEDYMAKQQTKIDQEVEKARKRFGASFDEALYLETNPRIQEYKQKIDEAAKRLYSAMESNDLAAFRQLIIDLEIADPVSGTRNWTDVRQFNLMFATQMGSLAEDTNVIYLRPETAQGIFVNFLNVMKTGRMKVPFGIAQTGKAFRNEIVARQFIFRMREFEQMEMQFFVQPGEEMKWFNYWKEQRMNWHLGMGIPAEKYRFHEHDKLAHYANAAFDIEFDFPIGFKELEGIHSRTDFDLSSHQQYSGKKLQYFDTDLNQSYVPYVIETSIGLDRTFLAVLSYSFNEEKLEDGTERVVLKFPPFLAPVKAAVLPLIKKDGLPEKALEIFDGLKYDYMCQYDEKDSIGRRYRRQDAIGTPYCITVDHQTLQDNTVTIRERDSMMQDRIPFDRVASIIRGRIKKI from the coding sequence ATGCCCAACAACGAAGACCTATTCAAAAAAATAATCTCTCACGCTAAAGAATACGGGTTTGTATTTCCTTCCAGCGAGATTTATGACGGATTAAGCGCCGTTTATGATTACGGCCAGTATGGTGTCGAATTGAAGAACAATATCCGGGAATATTGGTGGAAGTCGATGGTGCAATATCATGAAAACATCGTAGGGCTCGATTCTGCCATTTTTATGCACCCCACCGTCTGGAAAGCTTCAGGCCACTTGGATGCATTCAGTGACCCGCTGATTGACAATAAAGACTCCAAGAAACGCTACCGCGCCGATACGCTGGTAGAGGATTACATGGCAAAGCAGCAGACAAAGATCGACCAGGAGGTGGAGAAAGCCAGGAAGAGATTCGGTGCAAGCTTTGATGAAGCCTTATACCTGGAAACAAATCCTCGTATCCAGGAGTATAAGCAGAAGATAGATGAAGCAGCGAAAAGGCTCTATTCAGCAATGGAGTCCAATGACCTCGCCGCTTTTCGTCAGCTCATCATCGACCTGGAAATAGCCGACCCGGTTTCAGGGACCCGCAACTGGACCGATGTGCGTCAGTTCAACCTGATGTTTGCCACGCAAATGGGTTCGTTGGCCGAAGATACCAATGTGATCTACCTTCGCCCTGAAACGGCACAAGGAATATTTGTCAACTTCCTGAACGTGATGAAAACGGGCAGGATGAAGGTTCCTTTTGGCATTGCTCAGACCGGCAAGGCTTTTCGCAACGAGATCGTCGCCCGGCAGTTCATTTTCCGGATGCGGGAGTTCGAGCAGATGGAAATGCAGTTCTTTGTCCAGCCCGGTGAAGAGATGAAATGGTTCAACTACTGGAAGGAACAGCGGATGAACTGGCACCTGGGAATGGGAATCCCCGCTGAGAAATACCGTTTCCATGAGCACGACAAGCTCGCACATTACGCCAATGCCGCTTTCGACATTGAATTTGACTTCCCCATCGGTTTTAAGGAGTTGGAAGGCATCCATTCCCGCACCGATTTCGACCTGTCATCGCACCAGCAATATTCCGGCAAAAAGCTGCAATATTTTGACACGGATCTGAACCAGAGCTACGTTCCTTATGTCATCGAAACATCCATCGGCCTTGACCGTACTTTCCTTGCTGTATTGAGTTACTCATTTAACGAAGAAAAACTGGAAGACGGCACGGAACGCGTAGTGCTGAAATTCCCGCCATTTCTTGCACCTGTCAAAGCAGCTGTTTTGCCATTGATTAAAAAAGACGGATTACCGGAGAAAGCCCTGGAGATTTTCGACGGTTTGAAGTATGATTACATGTGCCAGTACGATGAGAAAGACTCTATCGGCCGACGTTACCGCCGGCAGGATGCCATCGGCACCCCTTACTGCATTACCGTCGATCACCAGACCTTGCAGGATAATACCGTGACGATTCGGGAACGCGACAGCATGATGCAGGATAGGATTCCATTTGACCGGGTTGCATCAATAATCAGGGGAAGAATCAAGAAAATCTAG